The proteins below come from a single Treponema phagedenis genomic window:
- the cfpA gene encoding cytoplasmic filament protein CfpA: MAILELPQSPNVFHPEKPSAVGSRNSLAQDYRDQQKEVNQLIEEETNKVLHHLNTKLPKEVLERLDIMGGLKEKLYNYFNQNYQNMFNRYMVTAEDEMLKKVRGFIDREEMKVLNRYTPKEIAVLLDEVGGADKFNTGEIEKSIVNMYGHLQGHVQRGVNDLETLTNSLLRQKVDVGAFVRGENAYAVVKCAFKDNLAKPKTVTDVKLSINILDTELISPIFHYQTTVAYLIKDLLSNRYMEMIDKEIEKLKDNLIDQGKEEMSDSDIIFQKMNKVPDLTDDDVDNPKSKRYDAVSKMLMERIDNLRAEIDPETFDQLNIRENIKKIIDLENIRNRGFNTAINSITSILDTSKMGYQYIENFKNARELLLREYDDTDVAHLPDERYQLRLKYLDNAQLNEERKAYEVMIRSFETEVEHLWDVIHTRYDKSKFMTRITDFDDLAAIYKKYIKKNYKDKTGEPVYEDIAKVWDEISFIKPVETEVEKMNRTFVYEKDKMRKKLILMREKLKQMYDYQYPIERRVMEERLAFLEAEFNKFDYLINPFHLQPGLLLDIDITSIKRKKATLDGMANVLNEFLHGISKGFADAAFATFSRRRSTVRADIAQSFATADDDGDIKAGTPAGRASFIDMVDETPAIEAAPMAAEKVSTKPARGTKAKKAGTVDSGKGRRGKKSAIREL; the protein is encoded by the coding sequence ATGGCAATTTTAGAACTACCCCAGAGCCCTAATGTATTTCATCCGGAAAAACCCAGTGCGGTCGGATCAAGAAATTCATTAGCTCAAGATTATCGTGATCAGCAAAAAGAAGTTAATCAGCTGATTGAAGAAGAAACTAATAAAGTGTTGCATCACTTGAACACAAAGCTCCCCAAAGAAGTCCTTGAAAGATTAGACATAATGGGCGGCTTAAAAGAAAAGCTGTACAATTACTTTAACCAGAATTATCAAAACATGTTCAACCGGTACATGGTAACCGCTGAAGATGAAATGTTGAAAAAAGTGCGCGGCTTTATTGACCGGGAAGAAATGAAAGTTCTTAACCGCTATACCCCAAAAGAAATAGCAGTCTTACTTGATGAGGTTGGAGGAGCGGATAAATTTAATACCGGTGAAATTGAAAAATCAATCGTTAACATGTACGGGCACTTACAGGGACACGTACAGCGCGGTGTCAACGATTTGGAAACATTGACAAACTCCCTTCTTAGACAGAAGGTTGACGTAGGAGCATTTGTTCGAGGTGAAAACGCGTATGCGGTTGTAAAGTGCGCTTTTAAAGACAACCTTGCAAAACCGAAGACCGTAACCGATGTTAAACTTTCGATCAATATCCTTGACACAGAACTTATCAGCCCTATCTTCCATTATCAAACAACAGTAGCCTACCTTATCAAAGATCTTCTTTCCAATCGCTATATGGAAATGATCGATAAAGAAATTGAAAAATTAAAAGATAATTTAATTGATCAGGGCAAGGAGGAAATGTCCGACAGCGATATCATCTTCCAAAAAATGAATAAGGTTCCCGACTTAACCGACGATGATGTTGATAATCCTAAGAGCAAGAGATACGATGCTGTTTCCAAAATGTTGATGGAAAGAATCGATAACCTGCGTGCGGAAATTGACCCTGAAACATTTGATCAGCTAAATATCCGCGAAAATATTAAAAAGATTATTGATCTTGAAAATATCAGAAACAGAGGATTTAACACTGCGATTAACTCAATTACTTCTATTCTTGATACTTCAAAAATGGGATATCAGTATATCGAAAACTTTAAGAATGCGCGCGAATTGCTTTTGCGTGAATATGATGATACCGATGTTGCCCACCTCCCTGATGAGCGCTATCAACTTCGCTTAAAGTATCTTGACAATGCTCAGCTTAATGAAGAACGAAAAGCATACGAAGTGATGATTCGCTCTTTTGAAACTGAAGTTGAGCATCTTTGGGATGTAATTCATACCAGATATGATAAATCAAAGTTTATGACAAGAATCACCGACTTTGATGATCTTGCGGCAATTTATAAGAAATATATTAAGAAAAATTATAAAGACAAGACGGGCGAGCCTGTATACGAAGACATTGCAAAAGTTTGGGACGAAATTTCTTTTATCAAGCCGGTTGAAACCGAAGTTGAAAAAATGAATCGAACCTTTGTATACGAAAAGGATAAGATGCGCAAAAAGCTTATTCTGATGCGTGAAAAACTGAAGCAAATGTATGATTATCAGTATCCGATTGAGCGCCGCGTAATGGAAGAGCGCTTGGCATTCTTGGAAGCCGAGTTCAATAAATTCGACTACTTGATTAACCCCTTCCATCTGCAGCCGGGACTTTTACTTGATATTGATATTACCTCAATTAAACGAAAGAAAGCGACACTTGACGGTATGGCAAACGTCTTGAACGAATTCCTACACGGTATTTCTAAAGGCTTTGCCGATGCGGCATTTGCAACATTCAGTCGCCGCCGTTCAACGGTGCGTGCCGATATTGCTCAAAGCTTTGCAACAGCTGATGATGACGGTGATATTAAAGCCGGAACACCTGCCGGACGAGCATCTTTTATTGATATGGTTGATGAAACTCCCGCAATTGAAGCAGCACCGATGGCTGCTGAAAAAGTATCAACAAAACCTGCAAGGGGAACAAAAGCAAAGAAAGCGGGCACTGTAGATTCAGGAAAGGGACGCAGAGGAAAAAAATCTGCAATTCGTGAACTTTAG